TTTACGAAGGGGGTTGCCAAGAAAGCTCTTGCCTGAGAGCGAAGCCTTCCGCTTGGATGCGTTTATGGAAGCTCTAAATTCGGTGGAGACTGAATCCGATTCTCGTGTTCTTTCTGCGCATTTGGAACGTAAGGAGCTCCTGGAGGTTGAGCTTAATTCGGAGGCCAATCAGTATCGGCGGGTGTCTTGCAATGGCTGAGAAGAAGATTTCGCCGACCAAGAGCGGCAGAATTGATCAACTCCAGCGGGCGGCGTTGGGTTACAAGCCTTACAGAATGAAGCCGGTTCATTTAGCGACGAGTTTTCTATTGGCCTTGACTGGAAAATATCGTCAGCTCAGATGGCTCAATATCTTTATTAATCCAAAGGTCGCCGAAAAGAAACCTGGTGATATATATGTTTCAGAAAACTTATATTCTGAACTAATCGAAGGTGAACTTGATTTGCTTGCGAAAGATGTTTCGTTGCAAGATTTCAAGTTATTGCGTCAACATTTAAATGCAGCATTGAACAATGACGGAGCTGCTGGCGCCGCATTTTCTCCGCACTCCACGCACGGAGTAGATTACAGCACCCCATCTCTATGTTATCTCGCCAATCAGTCGAAGAATCATGGATATGCGGGCGCCTTCATCGTAATAGTTTTGCAGCAGAGCGACGCTGGACGAGATTTCTTGGCAATTGCGGCTGACATTGTCAATCAGTCGGAGACATCAGCAAGTTTTGTTGGAAATCCGCTGGTTGAAAATGAAGAGCAAACGCTCGATTCCGATTTATCTGAACTTTGCGGCGAACCACCGCTCTCCTTTTTGGCTTCCGTCAGTGATCTTATGTTGCCTCAAACAGAGGTTTTGAAAACCCTTGCCGAGCATTTAAAAAAATCGCGGTCCATCTACGCGCTGAGAAATCTTATGCTTGGTATTGGAAGCTGGTTACTCGCGTACCAAGTGCGACACATTCCTGGGTGTGAGGAAAGCATCTTGTTCTGCGATTTTGCGGGTGATACAAAGCCTCGATTAAGGGTTCAGTCTGCTGCTTGCTATTCGCGTCACCTCGGGCTTTTCGGCCGTAGTCTCAAATTTTGGATGGATCAGCCGGAATCACGAGTCCTAGATGCGGATATTGGTGTTTACGAGTTGGCGGCGACGTCCGTTACAAAACACTTGGAGGAACACTTCCGGGATTTTTCTGTGCAAATCGGGTGGGCACAACCTCGGAGTGGTGGGTCGCAAAAATATTTTCGGCCCCAGCCTGATACGATGCGCGTTTTGCTAATGAGCGTAATCGAGGACGGAGAGATTTGCACGATTGACGAAGTGGCGGAACGCTTGGCCTATCGTTGGCGCCTGGTTTTTGGGCTTTTGCCTTCAGATCATTCCGTGTTGAGGAAGCATGGTTACAGTCCTTTAGATGAGGATGCGGACTTGAGGGCAAATCGAGAGGCTTTCAAGAACCTGGCAATAAGTCTTGGTCTGGCCTGGGAACCCTCTGACGGACTGGTTTTGTTTTCCGTGCGAAAAGACCGATTGATCTGAGGTCAATATGAATGCTCCGGAATATGTCGCGATTGCTATTGCTCGATGGGTCGTGTCGCGGATCGATGCTGAGAACGATTTTGCCTGTGAAGGGCTCCCGCAGTTAGATGTCAAGGTGCTTTTTCGAGAGCTGGCAAACGATCAAAACTTTGTGAGAGCAGCTCCGGATTTCTCGATCGCGCTGGCCGGTTTCGGGGAAACGACCGCAGATCTGGAGTTGGCAGCTAGGCTGGTCAGTCTTAGTCCTATCATAGCCTTTGCCGATGATCTGCACGTCGCTGCTCAATGGCGAAATGATCGTGGAAACCACCCTCGCACGCTTGCTTTGGCGATGGGCTATAACGCCGGTGTGCATACCCTTGGACACTATGCCCGTCCCCAGGTACGGGATCTCGCAAGATTGTTACTTGAGGACGCGGGTCGTCATTTGACATCTCGCTTTCCAAACAGCCCAGACATACATCGGCAGTTATTGCAGGTTCTGATTTCTGAGCCGGGAGTCGATGCCTTGCTCTCGTTGGAAAGCTGCGCGAGTTTCCTTGCCGAGTGGGATTTGCTCCCCGAAAGAAACGGCAATCATGCCCCCTGGATGGCGCTCCCGGCACTTGGTCTGTTGCGGGATCGTGATCTGTTCGGTACGGACGATCTGGGAAAACGCCTAGCCAAAAATTTGGATGCTGCTGGGCGTATCCGCACCTTGCGCCTTTCGGATTTGCGCAAGCGAGGTAATCGAGTTTATCGCGATCCGAGTCGGCAGCAGCAAATGCGTTCCGCTTTCGGCTCGGTGCAAGCCTATCTCGAGGCTATCCAACAAGGCCGAGCCTCCGAATTGGATTTATCGGAGGCTCTTCTGGTTTTGCAGCCTCCGAAGGAGCCAAAACCGGATGCTCCCGACGATCCCGATAAAGCGAACCCAGATAACCCGGATGGCGATGAAGCATCCGCGAATCTGTCCACTCAGGCGGCGGACGCGTTGCTTGATGGGCGCGAAGAGGACTTAGCGGCTATTGCGGATGCGCTGGAAGAGGCGTGGAGGGAAGCACTCGATACCGGAAGCGATGTCATTGAGGTGGAACTTCGTCTTGTCAACGGGCAACCTGTCGAGGGGCATCTGGAAATCGACCCGGCTGTGCTTGATTGGGTTGAGGCGTTTTGCTCGGAAGATCGCTTTGGCGGTGTCTTCGAGACAGCAGAATCCAATCTCGAACAGGCATTGAAGTCAGCGGCAGATCATTCGCCGCTCTTCTTAAATGTTGATGCCATCATTACCGTCGAGGGCGAGGATGTGTCGCTGGAGACCATTCTTGCGGACTGGGATCAAGTACTAACCGAGCGAGTCGGGGCGCAAACTGCGTTGGCACCGGCTTGGCGGGAGTTTAGGGCGCTGCGAACGCGTCTGCTGTCGCATCTCGGCTTACTGGTCTTTCACGCGCGCCATTGGCTCGACGGGCGTCCCGAGGTGCTAGCAAAGGTCCGTCGGTATCTGGAGCTGGCAGCGTGCCTTTATCGTGAAACCCAAGACCACTATCAAGTGATGGCGGGGATCAGCGCCACCTGGGCGCGCGCGGCGCTGGAAGCCTTGCTCGCGATTGACATCATTCAGGTCCGCGCAACGCGGGCGGATGGCAAACAGCTTGCGAAAGCAGTGCTCCTGCCGACTCACCCGTTGCACCTGTGGCGTAATGAACGCCTGTCCACACTGCTGCGGGGTCTGGACGCGAGTTCACCGATGGCAAAGGACGAACGCGAAACCATTCGTCAGGAGTTGGAGCGTCCGGAGCAGTTCCTTTCAGTGGTGCGCCTGTCCAGTTTGCCAGCCGGTCGTGGACTGGGCCAGATGTTGCCCTACACTAACCAGATTCGCGGCTTGCCGGTATTTGAAAATCTCAGCAATACCTGTTCGGGTTCTGACGGGGTCCGGCGGCTAGGCGAGGCTTTGGATCAATTCATCATCCATAACCCAAACCATCCTTTTCCTCTTCGTCTCACGGTTGTCAATCCGCCGGCTGGTGATGAGTTGCCTCGGGAATTGGTCAGGCTGCTCAAGAAACCGCAATATCGTGGTGGCCAACGGCTGTCGGGGATTCATTTGGATCTCTATGCGAGTGGGCATCATCTTGATCGGTTGCGCGGCAGTCTTAGGTTTAGCCGCCCGCAAAATGAGGATGAAGTGCACGAGAAGGTCGCTGACGGCCGCTTGCTGATTCGTGTCCATGATGAAGAGGTGACGCCTGCGACCAAGCTGGAGTCCGTGGTGGAATTGCTGCGGGAGCGACCGAGCCACTTGGTGGCGATTTTCGATGAATCCAGCATCGAATTGCGGCAGCGCACCATTGATCACATGCTGCCAATGAGCCCATTTTGCGTCCGTTATGACGTTCAGGTGGATCAATTTTCTGGAAGCATCCGACTGGAACCGCAGCCGGGCGAGTCGCCGTTCAGCGAATTTCTCCAGTTGATGAATGAGCTGGAGGGTCATCAGCGCAGCGGCGCGGTTCAGGCCTATGCGCATGCCGAGGGGCTGGGGCAGACGGTGGATGCCTTGCTGCAAGGGAAGCGTCCCGCCGCCACCTGGCTGTTTCTCGCCGACCGGGCTTTGCCATCGGAGGCGGGCATGCGCTCGGTGCGCATTTCGGAACAACGCGAGGGGTTGCGCGACACCTTCCTCGCCGCGCGAGATTTTGCTGGTCTCGCGCGCTTGCTGCGCCCGAAGCTGGCAAAGCGGGCCAATTTGACCATTACACTGGAGGATATGGAGCGCCTGTTGTTGCAAGGCGCCCGCTTGCTCGGTAGCGGTCTGCTGTCGTTGATGAAAAAGCAGGACGGCCAGCCCGATGAAAAGCAGGTGATCGGTCTCGCTGGGCTGCTGTTCGCGGCGCGCGATTTTCAGCGGCGCATGCCAGGCGCCTTGGTGCTGAGCGTCGATCATCCGTTGGCCAGACTATGGCTCCGCACGACAAATCCTGAT
Above is a genomic segment from Thiorhodovibrio litoralis containing:
- a CDS encoding AAA family ATPase — encoded protein: MRSAFGSVQAYLEAIQQGRASELDLSEALLVLQPPKEPKPDAPDDPDKANPDNPDGDEASANLSTQAADALLDGREEDLAAIADALEEAWREALDTGSDVIEVELRLVNGQPVEGHLEIDPAVLDWVEAFCSEDRFGGVFETAESNLEQALKSAADHSPLFLNVDAIITVEGEDVSLETILADWDQVLTERVGAQTALAPAWREFRALRTRLLSHLGLLVFHARHWLDGRPEVLAKVRRYLELAACLYRETQDHYQVMAGISATWARAALEALLAIDIIQVRATRADGKQLAKAVLLPTHPLHLWRNERLSTLLRGLDASSPMAKDERETIRQELERPEQFLSVVRLSSLPAGRGLGQMLPYTNQIRGLPVFENLSNTCSGSDGVRRLGEALDQFIIHNPNHPFPLRLTVVNPPAGDELPRELVRLLKKPQYRGGQRLSGIHLDLYASGHHLDRLRGSLRFSRPQNEDEVHEKVADGRLLIRVHDEEVTPATKLESVVELLRERPSHLVAIFDESSIELRQRTIDHMLPMSPFCVRYDVQVDQFSGSIRLEPQPGESPFSEFLQLMNELEGHQRSGAVQAYAHAEGLGQTVDALLQGKRPAATWLFLADRALPSEAGMRSVRISEQREGLRDTFLAARDFAGLARLLRPKLAKRANLTITLEDMERLLLQGARLLGSGLLSLMKKQDGQPDEKQVIGLAGLLFAARDFQRRMPGALVLSVDHPLARLWLRTTNPDTSARCDLLVLWRDQTDDTFELLAVEVKASDSESLNNETGRIPDAVNQISHTLEAIADGLAGGAAPPSPLSVPRCEMLKQTLARAAQARTGKAADDRRNRQLWGGWLQALFGQDAPRVHLRGCVVSVMLRRASPGTEEPLANATQWPISHRVLGELELDELLHDPQPRELDPSESEPSCADEGSARADTDAAIPAAPDASILAFVTTTTDQQAASGSPSRTTVPDRPPSSSPAVVMPTVPRVQASDETSADETPAWPPAVNALGLIGQDEAVQRLVEQAVFAQTTGQRFPDKLLVGPAGVGKSTLARKIGEMLQHELLLFNGADLRRPADLAQRLKEQQLLEDSGQEVLVKPTLLFIDEVHGIAGTVATCLLSAMDDRRITTIDGKVYDFNQAIFLVATTDPGQLSEAFQSRPDKTWLRPYTLHELAGILWLHGKGCLDGAELSREACYEIAARNQCNPRRSVRQLTNTLVQHFFSRALAAGEGKPSLRDTATWMTGENIARFYDQQGIDANGLDDLARRFLNYLKRQGPSSEPTLRQALGLAHPRDFVEVAEYLVRLGLIETSSAGRRLTRQGEKYLRAEAPADLRSRISRAG